The following are encoded in a window of Panulirus ornatus isolate Po-2019 chromosome 61, ASM3632096v1, whole genome shotgun sequence genomic DNA:
- the LOC139767459 gene encoding FHF complex subunit HOOK interacting protein 2A-like isoform X2 — MSCTEIFGFVLSETLCQTSRRRKHDPVMFSRISDALQAAADVLLVAEEREQCVGGPLSPCMEYLVQEKVLAMLASYARADRPLGIRQHVYVFLVGVLNHLHHSHLHHAPIHKSLQAMVRASCEMRASPYEAEEMEFLSTLCEKVRQDSSIILLYIQPLALTGGIPSGYTPEDSLPATPSHEGTKTSSTTTSDPSSAVASQKSQAKFPLVDALLNLCHSADSQISATAHDCLVGIASVREGQSSSTIARHTLLPHYLATRLVTASDNIPLDTEPALIEDIPLSERIRNDSNENSDSEDEDVGEFPGRKEIVTFLYWLTFCDKLVGVSDGALGSSICSTIREVFLDGVLRGNLTGDDEDAISLYIAITAKIITSVSSPLLVNGIISWLTEESEDLEGAESSMREHLLVLCQQPPHHLQIQALRLLQVLVEKPGSMAVQSLVLNYVGTRGYHDSSAAEHQQSSWSDEEDERYKHREGETSPGSLPVSRTLAPANINKIVKSFLTVVPEELRSTTKDDFESYMADAQRQYRDVCRTCASFGWPREAVTPECPSDSSSTASRESRPEAEGNTFYEGPFLSMLMDFLEHLPNQDYDINLQVTSLVATLALLPHPHLHEYLLNPTITLSGGVRTPFTVLSLVVSKIHQPIVQREDFLDHLKVTRYQLLGTMEDFDLERDEDDRKFEALIVIEEFTKELASIAYAKYITEGSGW; from the exons TTGCtggtggcagaggagagagagcaatGTGTTGGAGGGCCTTTGAGCCCTTGCATGGAATACCTGGTACAAGAGAAGGTGTTAGCCATGCTGGCATCGTATGCCCGTGCTGACCGTCCTCTGGGGATACGGCAGCATGTCTATGTTTTCTTGGTGGGAGTCTTAAACCATCTGCATCATTCTCACCTCCACCATGCTCCCATACACAAATCTCTCCAG GCTATGGTACGTGCAAGCTGTGAGATGAGAGCATCTCCATACGAAGCGGAAGAAATGGAATTTTTGTCCACATTGTGTGAGAAAGTACGGCAAGATAGTAGTATTATCTTGCTGTACATACAG CCTTTGGCACTAACTGGAGGTATCCCAAGCGGCTATACACCAGAGGACAGTCTACCAGCAACTCCTTCTCACGAGGGCACCAAAAcaagctccaccaccaccagtgacccaTCATCAGCAGTCGCATCACAGAAGTCACAAGCAAAATTTCCTCTCGTAGATGCTTTACTCAATCTGTGTCACAGTGCA GACAGCCAGATTTCTGCCACAGCCCATGACTGCCTCGTAGGTATAGCAAGTGTGAGAGAAGGACAGAGCAGTTCAACCATAGCAAgacacacactccttccccatTATCTAGCCACCCGTCTAGTCACAGCCTCAGACAATATTCCTCTGGACACAGAACCTGCATTGATAGAGGATATCCCACTATCAGAGAGGATCAG GAATGACAGCAATGAAAATAGTGACAGTGAGGATGAAGATGTTGGAGAGTTCCCGGGTAGGAAAGAAATCGTCACATTCTTGTACTGGCTCACCTTTTGTGATAAG CttgtaggtgttagtgatggtgcttTGGGTTCAAGTATTTGCAGCACTATAAGGGAAGTATTTTTAGACGGTGTTTTACGTGGGAATCTTACTGGCGATGATGAAGATGCCATATCTCTCTACATTGCCATCACTGCCAAGATCATTACTTCAGTTTCCTCTCCACTACTTGTGAATG GCATTATTTCATGGCTCACTGAAGAGTCTGAGGATCTGGAAGGAGCTGAAAGTAGCATGAGAGAACATCTGTTGGTACTTTGCCAGCAACCACCTCATCATCTCCAGATCCAAGCGTTAAGATTACTCCAG GTCTTGGTGGAAAAGCCAGGAAGCATGGCTGTGCAGTCATTGGTGCTAAACTATGTGGGAACACGAGGCTACCATGACTCCTCAGCAGCAGAACACCAGCAGAGCTCATGGtcagatgaggaggatgagagataCAAGCATCGAGAGG GTGAGACTTCCCCAGGATCTCTTCCCGTCAGTAGGACTCTGGCACCAGCTAACATTAACAAAATTGTCAAGAG TTTCTTAACAGTAGTACCTGAAGAGCTAAGATCTACAACTAAGGATGACTTTGAGAGCTACATGGCTGATGCTCAGCGCCAGTACAGGGATGTTTGTCGG ACATGTGCCTCATTTGGCTGGCCAAGAGAAGCTGTTACTCCAGAGTGTCCTTCTGATTCCTCGTCAACTGCATCTCGGGAATCACGCCCAGAAGCAGAGGGAAATACATTCTATGAAGGACCATTTCTCAGTATGCTAATGGACTTCCTAGAACATTTGCCTAATCAG GATTATGATATCAACCTGCAAGTGACCTCCTTAGTGGCAACCCTAGCGCTTTTGCCACATCCCCACCTCCATGAATACCTGCTGAACCCTACCATAACTCTATCTGGGGGTGTACGCACACCCTTTACGGTCCTTTCCTTGGTAGTCTCCAAAATACACCAGCCAATAGTCCAACGTGAGGATTTCCTGGATCATCTTAAGGTCACCAGATACCAGCTCTTGGGCACCATGGAGGACTTTGATTTAGA GCGAGATGAAGACGACAGAAAGTTTGAAGCACTGATAGTTATAGAAGAATTCACTAAGGAATTGGCATCGATTGCGTATGCAAAGTACATTACTGAAGGTAGCGGGTGGTAG